The Roseibium sp. Sym1 nucleotide sequence TCGCCAACACCGTGGTTGCCCTTGTGCTCGCTCACCACACGGTTGACCACACGACGGTCGAGCGGTTCCAAAACGCGGTGAAAGGCGGTACGAATAAACGGCACGGCAGGCCTCCAAAAATCAAGTTTGGCGACAAGATTTTTGACCTCAACCGCAGGAAATGTCTGCCGTGCACTTTGACTCACCCCTAAAATCCCGGACAGCTGTGCGCTTTCGCGGGAATGACAAAGGTGAGAGAAGCATTCGCCCCGGCCGTCACTTTCGGGCCAGACACTGAGGAGCGCGCAAAACGGTCCTCCTCAGGATGAGGCTGTTTGGTATGGCTTATGCTTTGAATGCTGCAGGCCGCCGCCCCTAACCAGCCGTCACCTCGACATCGACCTTGATCACCTTGCCGAGCTGGTTCGCCCGCTTGCGCAGACGGTCGCCGTCAAGACTGGCCAGCTCCGTGCCCAGCTTCAGCGACAGCGTCTCACCGGCCTTGTCGATCCCGACCTTGGGCAGAAGCCCGGCAATGGATGCGCTCAGCAGCGAGGCGACCCGCAGCGTTGCTCCCAGCACCTTGGCGCGGATACGCAGGCGGTCGGTGAACAGTTCCCGGATCACCGGAGACAGGTCGCCTTCCCGCAGACCCTGGTGCCGGTAGAACACGGCCGCGGCCAGGTAGGCCCGGCTGGCATGGTCCAGGCCCACAAAGGACGCGTTGGAGATGATGTTGAGGCTCTGTTCGCCGCGATAATCCGGATGTGCGCGCCAGCCGATGTCGGACAAGAGACAGGCCGCATGCCGCAGCCGCGTCTCGTTCGCGGTTTCCTCGATGCCGAGTTCCCTGAACAGCTTGTCGGTCCAGCCGATCAGTTCCTCGGCATGCTCCGGCGAACGGGCACGCAAAGTGCACAATTCCCGGGCCGCCTCGATCACCGGATCATGCGCCTGCATGGCCGCGGACAGCTTCTCATGCAGCAGGCCTTCCCGCACACCGGTCGCCGAAAACACAAGGCGTTCCGCCTTCATCGATGTCAGCACCTGTTCCAGGACGACCGCCCCGATCGGCACCAGCGACCGCCGCTGCTTGGAGACGACCTCGGCCATCTCGATGCCTTCCAGGTTCGGAACCGCGATCTTGCGGCAGAACTCGATCGCCTCGTCGGCGGCAATCTCGTAATTGTGCATGACGTGTAGCGGATAATTGTTCTGGAACAGATGCAGCCGGCCGAGGGAGCGCCAGGTGCCGCCGACCGCGTAGAAAGTGCGCTCTCCCGGCACCAGGTCCGGCCAGTCGAACCCCTTCAGGGCCGCTTCGGTCAGCTTCTGCGCCTTGGCGATCTTGCCGTCCGCCTCTTCGGAAAGGCGCAAGCCGCCGAGCGGAAAGGTCGCGCCCTGTTTCGGCGCCTTGTCGGCGATCTCGACCAGTTCCAGACTGCCGCCGCCCATGTCGCCGACAATGCCGCGCGGCTGCCAGAACCCGGCAATCACGCCAAGGGCGGAATAATAGGCTTCCTCGCTGCCATCCAGAATGCGGACCGGCGCGTCCAGGGACCGCTCGACCTCGTGCACGAATTCGGCGCCGTTGGCGGCATCACGCGCAGCTGCCGTCGCGACGATGTAGAGCTCCTGGCAGCCGGTATGGTCGATCAGCGCCTTGAACCTGGCCAGCTCGCCTAGTGCCAAGCCGACCGACTCGTCCGCCAGGCGGCCGGTGGCGGCGACACCCCGGCCAAGCCCGGCGAGCAGTTTCTCATTGAACAGCATGGTCGGCGTGCGCGCCTTGCGCTCGTAAATCACCAGGCGGACGGAGTTTGAACCGATGTCCACGACCGCGACAGGTCCGGT carries:
- a CDS encoding Ppx/GppA phosphatase family protein, which encodes MPGKFKPSRGRLNGTGPVAVVDIGSNSVRLVIYERKARTPTMLFNEKLLAGLGRGVAATGRLADESVGLALGELARFKALIDHTGCQELYIVATAAARDAANGAEFVHEVERSLDAPVRILDGSEEAYYSALGVIAGFWQPRGIVGDMGGGSLELVEIADKAPKQGATFPLGGLRLSEEADGKIAKAQKLTEAALKGFDWPDLVPGERTFYAVGGTWRSLGRLHLFQNNYPLHVMHNYEIAADEAIEFCRKIAVPNLEGIEMAEVVSKQRRSLVPIGAVVLEQVLTSMKAERLVFSATGVREGLLHEKLSAAMQAHDPVIEAARELCTLRARSPEHAEELIGWTDKLFRELGIEETANETRLRHAACLLSDIGWRAHPDYRGEQSLNIISNASFVGLDHASRAYLAAAVFYRHQGLREGDLSPVIRELFTDRLRIRAKVLGATLRVASLLSASIAGLLPKVGIDKAGETLSLKLGTELASLDGDRLRKRANQLGKVIKVDVEVTAG